The Nitrospira sp. genome contains a region encoding:
- a CDS encoding DUF192 domain-containing protein, with protein sequence MCGRAPSFLALCALVFTGSLFGTIPIGLAADSGLVSIQTPSGVTIQAEIADTPRKRAQGLMYRDHLEKDHGMLFFFSEPQAWSFWMKNTKIALDLIWLDDKKRVTHVERNVPICTKTDDSCPQYRPNSDDAVYVLEIAGGTIDGYKIEKGTKLLFGRP encoded by the coding sequence ATGTGTGGCAGGGCTCCTTCGTTCCTCGCTCTTTGCGCCTTGGTGTTCACCGGGTCACTCTTCGGCACTATTCCAATCGGTCTCGCGGCCGATTCCGGGCTCGTCTCGATCCAGACTCCTTCAGGCGTCACCATTCAGGCCGAAATCGCCGACACGCCGAGAAAGCGTGCTCAGGGCCTCATGTACCGAGATCACCTCGAGAAAGACCATGGGATGTTGTTCTTTTTTAGCGAACCCCAGGCGTGGTCATTTTGGATGAAGAATACCAAGATTGCGCTCGATCTGATCTGGTTGGACGATAAAAAGCGAGTCACGCATGTCGAACGGAACGTGCCGATTTGCACCAAGACCGACGATTCATGTCCTCAATATCGTCCGAATAGCGATGATGCCGTGTACGTCCTCGAGATTGCAGGCGGTACGATTGATGGGTATAAGATCGAGAAAGGAACAAAATTACTGTTCGGCAGACCCTAA
- a CDS encoding (2Fe-2S)-binding protein, which produces MYVCLCKGITEADVREAGRAGFVMPCQLKSKFGLKQSGSCGRCARNIHEFVEIAVQGAATSTVDR; this is translated from the coding sequence ATGTACGTTTGCTTGTGCAAAGGAATTACAGAAGCTGATGTTCGTGAAGCAGGGCGAGCAGGATTTGTGATGCCATGTCAGCTCAAATCCAAGTTTGGCCTCAAGCAAAGCGGCAGTTGTGGCCGCTGCGCGAGGAATATTCATGAATTTGTAGAGATCGCGGTCCAAGGGGCAGCGACCAGCACTGTGGACCGGTAA
- a CDS encoding NAD(P)H-dependent oxidoreductase, translating to MVVALTLVTVCAGCVSKSLADEASPSIKILVTYHSLSGNTERMAEAVVAGARSVSGTEVVVKRVGQVTAEELFAADAVVVGSPVYWSNMSGEVKTFFDNWQFKFGVFPEFKMKNKVGAAFATGGQISGGKEVTMLTILAAMLGNQMIVVSGGGAFGASATTEGDSPGIDNKELAEAKALGQRVAEVTKLVRVGSPR from the coding sequence TTGGTCGTCGCGCTGACGCTGGTCACGGTTTGCGCCGGCTGTGTATCGAAGTCTTTAGCGGACGAAGCCTCACCGTCGATCAAAATCCTCGTGACTTACCATTCTCTCTCGGGAAACACCGAACGTATGGCAGAAGCAGTGGTCGCCGGCGCACGATCCGTCTCGGGCACCGAGGTTGTGGTCAAGCGTGTCGGACAGGTGACCGCGGAGGAACTGTTTGCCGCCGATGCGGTAGTGGTCGGCTCGCCCGTGTATTGGTCCAACATGTCAGGGGAGGTGAAAACCTTCTTCGATAACTGGCAATTCAAGTTCGGTGTCTTTCCTGAATTCAAGATGAAGAACAAGGTCGGTGCAGCCTTCGCCACAGGGGGGCAAATCTCAGGGGGTAAGGAAGTCACCATGTTGACCATTCTTGCCGCAATGCTTGGGAATCAAATGATTGTGGTGAGCGGCGGTGGCGCGTTCGGGGCGTCGGCGACAACCGAGGGTGACAGCCCAGGGATCGATAATAAGGAGCTTGCAGAGGCCAAAGCGTTAGGCCAACGTGTGGCCGAGGTCACGAAGCTCGTCAGAGTTGGTTCGCCGCGTTGA
- a CDS encoding M3 family oligoendopeptidase, translating to MTARRPVRRRHSGSTVSDQWDLTHLVKDPSKDLERHLADLDAQVRQVESVRPQLQATMAGDDFRAILKLTESIAEGSARLGAFAYLWFSENTTYPTSRSFKTQVEERLTALNNRLLFFDLWWQEVDDVNAERLMADTGDLRYYLQTIRRYKPHTLSEPEEKIINVKNVTGRSAVNTFYDVVTNGLTFTMRIGGKTRSMNREELMSYVRSPKAAVRQAAYKELYRVFSAQRDLLGEMYRTLVNDWKSENVGLRKFSSPIATRNLGNDIPDHAVDVLLETCAKNADIFHAYFRLKAKICKLRPMSRYHIYAPHRVEAKKYRYADAVAMVLEAYREFSPRLADLAEEVFRARHIDGPTRPGKLGGAYCYSVAPGLTPYVMLNFTGEARDIATMAHELGHAVHGMMAQDHSVYTFHSTLPLAETASVFGERILSDALISQEQNKSVRQGLLLNQLDDIYATVLRQAYFVRFEKMAHHMVADGATGDQLAQAYLAELRQQFGKSVQVPDEFQWEWVTIPHIFASPFYCYAYSFGNLLVLALYRMYKEQGASFIPKYLDLLATGGSQSPQDILSKVGVDMGSEAFWQSGFNTVRDMVDQLELTLS from the coding sequence CGGTTCGTCCCCAGCTGCAGGCGACAATGGCCGGCGATGACTTCAGAGCGATTCTGAAGCTCACCGAGTCGATCGCAGAGGGCTCAGCTCGGCTTGGCGCGTTCGCCTATCTGTGGTTCTCAGAAAACACTACATACCCGACGTCACGCTCTTTCAAGACACAAGTGGAAGAGCGACTCACCGCGCTGAATAATCGCCTGCTCTTCTTCGATCTGTGGTGGCAGGAAGTTGACGATGTCAATGCCGAGCGACTGATGGCCGATACCGGCGACCTGCGATATTACTTGCAGACGATCAGACGCTATAAGCCTCATACGCTTTCCGAACCGGAAGAGAAAATCATCAACGTAAAGAATGTCACCGGACGCAGCGCCGTCAATACATTCTATGACGTGGTGACTAACGGGCTGACTTTTACGATGAGGATCGGCGGGAAGACGCGCTCCATGAACCGCGAAGAACTCATGAGCTACGTCCGGAGCCCCAAGGCTGCTGTCCGACAGGCTGCTTACAAAGAACTTTACCGCGTATTTTCCGCGCAACGCGATCTACTCGGGGAGATGTATCGAACTCTCGTCAACGATTGGAAGTCCGAGAACGTAGGACTTCGGAAGTTCTCCTCTCCCATTGCCACTCGCAATCTCGGCAATGATATTCCGGATCACGCGGTTGATGTCCTGTTGGAGACCTGCGCGAAGAATGCCGATATCTTCCACGCGTACTTCAGGTTGAAAGCGAAGATCTGCAAGCTCAGGCCGATGAGCCGATATCACATTTATGCGCCCCATCGGGTAGAGGCGAAGAAGTATCGGTACGCCGATGCCGTCGCGATGGTACTCGAGGCCTATCGCGAGTTTTCTCCCCGCCTGGCAGATCTGGCCGAAGAGGTCTTTCGAGCGCGGCATATCGATGGACCAACACGCCCAGGTAAGCTTGGCGGTGCTTACTGCTATAGTGTGGCCCCGGGCCTGACCCCGTATGTCATGTTGAATTTCACGGGTGAAGCCCGAGACATCGCCACCATGGCGCACGAACTTGGCCATGCCGTCCATGGGATGATGGCACAAGACCATTCGGTCTACACCTTTCATTCGACACTCCCGTTGGCAGAAACCGCATCGGTGTTCGGCGAGCGCATTCTCTCAGATGCGCTGATCTCGCAAGAGCAAAACAAGTCCGTACGACAGGGCCTGCTCCTCAATCAGTTGGATGATATCTATGCCACCGTCCTACGCCAGGCCTATTTCGTTCGGTTTGAAAAGATGGCCCACCACATGGTGGCGGACGGTGCGACGGGCGATCAGCTGGCGCAGGCCTATTTAGCGGAACTGCGGCAGCAATTCGGCAAGAGCGTACAGGTGCCCGACGAGTTTCAATGGGAGTGGGTCACGATTCCCCATATTTTCGCCAGCCCGTTCTACTGCTACGCGTATAGCTTCGGCAATCTGCTCGTGTTGGCTCTTTACCGCATGTATAAAGAGCAAGGAGCGTCATTCATTCCGAAGTATCTCGACCTGCTCGCAACCGGAGGATCTCAATCGCCGCAAGACATCCTGAGCAAGGTGGGGGTTGATATGGGATCAGAGGCTTTTTGGCAGTCGGGATTCAATACCGTCCGAGATATGGTCGATCAGCTGGAACTGACCCTCTCGTAG